In a single window of the Chryseobacterium culicis genome:
- a CDS encoding PspC family transcriptional regulator — translation MLSNIRHKMEREWFGVLTRTGAKLGIPVSKLRIFFIYSTFATAGFFFLIYLGLAFTLWIKDIFITRRPSVFDL, via the coding sequence ATGCTGAGTAATATCCGTCATAAAATGGAAAGAGAATGGTTTGGTGTACTGACTAGAACAGGTGCCAAGCTGGGAATTCCTGTTTCTAAATTGAGAATTTTCTTCATCTACTCTACTTTTGCAACCGCTGGATTTTTCTTTCTGATCTATCTGGGATTGGCATTTACACTTTGGATTAAAGATATTTTTATCACCAGAAGACCCAGTGTCTTTGATTTATAA
- the bshA gene encoding N-acetyl-alpha-D-glucosaminyl L-malate synthase BshA, giving the protein MKIGILCYPTYGGSGIVATELGMSLANKGYEVHFISSALPARLDITNPNIFFHRVNVQTYPLFQYQPYDIALSSMIYRVVNLYKLDLLHAHYAIPYAYAAFTAKQMLKEDNNDIPLVTTLHGTDITLVGQHPSYKHAVEFSINQSDAITSVSESLKKDTLQFFNIKKEIQVITNFIDNSEFDDCSECQRTQFANPDEKILIHVSNLRPVKRVDEVLQIFKNVEKKVKSKLIIIGEGPDMEKVNQFLEENPELISKIRLLGKVNDLYKILQLSDVFLLPSEQESFGLAALEAMAAYTPVISSNAGGIPEVNIQGETGYLAEIGNVEAMSNYTIKLLSNDELLAKMKQNAKDQAIKFDLKNILPIYEKMYRTTIENFNKELTKV; this is encoded by the coding sequence ATGAAAATAGGCATACTTTGCTATCCCACCTATGGGGGAAGCGGAATTGTAGCAACAGAATTAGGAATGTCTCTTGCCAATAAAGGATATGAAGTACATTTCATCAGTTCTGCACTTCCCGCAAGATTAGATATCACCAACCCGAATATTTTCTTTCATAGAGTAAATGTTCAGACCTATCCGCTTTTCCAGTACCAGCCTTATGATATTGCACTAAGCTCGATGATCTACAGGGTTGTCAATCTTTATAAACTGGATCTTCTTCACGCACATTATGCCATTCCTTATGCATATGCTGCTTTTACAGCAAAACAAATGCTTAAAGAAGACAATAATGATATTCCGTTGGTAACAACATTGCACGGGACAGACATTACCCTTGTTGGTCAGCACCCTAGTTATAAACATGCTGTAGAGTTTTCAATCAATCAGTCTGACGCTATTACTTCAGTTTCTGAAAGCCTGAAAAAAGATACCCTTCAGTTCTTCAACATCAAAAAGGAAATTCAGGTGATTACCAATTTTATTGACAATTCTGAATTTGATGACTGCTCTGAATGTCAGAGAACACAGTTTGCCAATCCTGATGAAAAAATTCTGATCCACGTATCCAATCTTCGTCCTGTAAAACGTGTGGACGAGGTGCTTCAGATCTTTAAGAATGTGGAGAAAAAAGTTAAATCCAAACTGATCATCATTGGTGAAGGTCCGGATATGGAAAAAGTAAATCAGTTTTTGGAAGAAAACCCTGAACTTATTTCCAAAATACGTCTTTTAGGAAAGGTAAATGATTTGTATAAAATCTTACAGCTTTCGGATGTATTTCTTCTTCCTTCGGAGCAGGAAAGTTTCGGTCTGGCAGCTTTGGAAGCAATGGCAGCTTATACTCCGGTAATCAGTTCCAATGCAGGAGGAATTCCTGAAGTGAACATTCAGGGAGAAACCGGATATCTTGCTGAAATCGGAAATGTAGAAGCCATGAGCAACTACACGATCAAGCTGTTGAGCAATGATGAACTTTTAGCCAAAATGAAGCAAAATGCGAAAGATCAGGCGATAAAATTCGATTTGAAAAACATTCTTCCTATCTATGAGAAAATGTATAGAACGACCATAGAAAATTTTAATAAGGAGCTGACGAAAGTATAA
- a CDS encoding GNAT family N-acetyltransferase translates to MEFSPITSAEDHRVQEIYTSYTTTFPVDEQRDKDQFESLFSNPYVKFMSVIHESEAIGYLILWELSSFVFVEHFEVFEAFRSKKLGSHIMNHLSENYPRIILEIEPAELNEDASRRYSFYQRNNFTLIDTHHIQPSYGEGKKSLNLWLLANYTPENVEEAKKEILDIIYH, encoded by the coding sequence ATGGAATTTTCACCCATTACTTCTGCTGAAGATCATAGAGTTCAGGAAATCTATACTTCGTACACTACCACTTTTCCTGTAGACGAGCAAAGAGACAAAGATCAGTTTGAAAGCTTATTTTCAAATCCCTATGTAAAATTCATGTCTGTCATCCATGAATCAGAAGCTATTGGCTACCTTATTCTCTGGGAGCTGAGTTCTTTTGTTTTTGTGGAGCATTTCGAAGTATTTGAAGCATTTCGAAGTAAAAAACTGGGTTCTCATATTATGAATCATTTATCAGAAAATTATCCACGCATAATCCTGGAAATTGAGCCTGCAGAATTGAATGAAGATGCATCCAGACGTTATTCTTTTTATCAGAGAAATAATTTCACACTTATTGATACCCATCATATACAGCCTAGTTATGGTGAAGGAAAAAAATCTTTGAATTTATGGCTGCTAGCCAATTATACTCCTGAAAATGTGGAGGAAGCTAAAAAAGAGATTCTTGATATCATTTATCATTAA
- a CDS encoding UvrD-helicase domain-containing protein gives MQNSYTVINASAGSGKTYALVQRLLMICLRYPNQQQSIRNILALTFTNKAANEMKERILSWLGNFSSKDYAENTDLKNIQKAFEEQGLKITIDELHHRSKKLLDYVLHNYSTLNIGTIDRFNSRLVRSFSYELGLAKNFNLEIEAEPFLIEAVDKMLDQIGENEKISNSFMDYVDYSLENNERINLNKNLYDSAKEFVKDIHYEHLKSNKSFDDANYENIKNTLRKEIVQNKKQSAELAAHSIELFKSRNIEIEDFAQGKNGIGGFFTKVIDFYQQKRAGFPFPTTQEESVINNYRKGASSKSKHKESDILEILDQLLDNRMKLIVLYIETQKKEKVLSALLPLKVNKDIQDELQKIEEENDLVLLSKFNILINENLKNEPSAFIYEKVGAQFQHYFFDEFQDTSELQWQNFVPLRDHSVSTEYTSFTLVGDPKQSIYRFRGGESKLMLDIINKKEFSPKEADLLVLKDNWRSARNIVQFNNELYRFHSEGLLEEHKNIFGADAEQNPKSKIDGRVKVNLIENLTNEEFYTDTSERMQKDIQECLDNGFKFSDITILCRGNFDIFSYSQKLGNLKVKYKGEETNIKTISDKGLTLELSNTLKAVIEFLRWELNPKNKTCLIMMMYHLNTLGKIHMPDFTFGMKEILNIEGHEEILQFIQEKYLLQLKQDNFPRFNLYNFIEYYINEFSVENKETDFLLNFLEMLFNFTQNAGASTKEFLKYWDEEASSYTIQASENIDAIQIMTIHKSKGLEFPIVFIPMMNKNRDSEFTNWFDTNESEALKSVNINQFSKNLEAYDDEILFFNSKNAYKNLIDRLCLQYVATTRPVEQLFFYLQKANKTSNNLEILEFLQTKNAEQTDEFDVYEINPEMLKKHSKDKSSLFKTQNIQDLKNVNEKSTSIKIATPSKNYQVRNEKVRIGLFVHELLSKINTEKDIIKVLDGYALEGQITLEEKNEIQVTLQEIVRTYAEFFDEKWEVINEKDIMISEKGESHIFRPDRILKGPEGYIIVDFKTGEQKAKDEAQVEGYKNILERLGKKVLKTQIIYL, from the coding sequence ATGCAAAATTCTTACACAGTCATCAATGCTTCTGCCGGATCCGGGAAAACGTATGCCCTGGTACAAAGGCTTCTGATGATCTGTCTCCGCTATCCTAATCAACAACAGTCGATCAGGAATATTCTCGCCCTGACTTTTACCAATAAAGCAGCCAACGAGATGAAGGAAAGAATTTTATCATGGTTGGGAAATTTTTCATCTAAAGACTATGCAGAGAATACGGATCTGAAAAATATCCAGAAAGCATTTGAAGAACAGGGCTTAAAAATTACCATTGATGAACTTCACCACCGTTCAAAAAAATTGCTTGACTATGTTCTCCACAATTATTCCACATTGAATATCGGAACGATTGACCGTTTTAATTCAAGGCTGGTAAGAAGCTTTTCTTATGAACTGGGACTGGCTAAAAATTTCAATCTTGAAATTGAAGCTGAACCATTTCTGATAGAAGCAGTTGATAAAATGCTGGATCAGATCGGTGAGAATGAAAAGATTTCCAATTCTTTCATGGATTATGTAGACTATAGTCTTGAAAACAATGAAAGGATTAATCTTAATAAAAACCTTTATGATTCGGCTAAGGAATTTGTAAAGGATATTCACTACGAACATCTGAAAAGCAACAAAAGTTTTGACGATGCCAATTATGAGAATATAAAGAATACGCTCCGTAAAGAAATCGTACAAAACAAAAAGCAATCTGCTGAGCTGGCAGCCCATTCCATTGAATTATTCAAATCAAGAAATATAGAAATTGAAGATTTTGCTCAGGGTAAAAATGGAATCGGAGGCTTCTTTACTAAGGTCATCGATTTTTATCAACAGAAAAGGGCAGGTTTTCCTTTTCCAACCACCCAGGAAGAATCTGTGATCAACAATTACAGGAAAGGAGCTTCTTCAAAATCAAAGCATAAGGAGTCCGATATTTTGGAGATTCTTGATCAGCTTCTTGACAATAGGATGAAACTTATTGTTCTGTACATTGAGACTCAGAAGAAAGAGAAAGTTTTGTCTGCTCTTCTTCCTTTAAAGGTTAATAAAGATATTCAGGATGAACTTCAAAAAATTGAGGAGGAAAATGATCTTGTTCTTCTTTCTAAGTTTAATATCCTGATTAATGAAAATCTTAAAAATGAACCTTCAGCTTTTATTTACGAAAAAGTAGGCGCACAGTTTCAGCATTATTTTTTTGATGAGTTTCAGGATACATCGGAACTGCAGTGGCAGAATTTTGTTCCGCTGAGAGATCACAGTGTTTCTACAGAGTATACTTCATTCACATTGGTAGGTGATCCCAAGCAAAGTATTTACAGATTCCGTGGTGGAGAAAGTAAGTTGATGCTGGATATTATCAACAAAAAAGAGTTCTCCCCTAAAGAGGCCGATCTTCTGGTATTAAAAGACAACTGGAGAAGTGCAAGAAACATTGTACAGTTCAATAATGAATTGTATCGTTTTCATTCTGAAGGACTGCTGGAAGAGCATAAGAATATTTTCGGGGCAGATGCTGAGCAAAATCCAAAATCCAAAATAGATGGACGGGTAAAGGTAAATCTGATCGAAAATCTTACGAATGAAGAATTTTATACTGATACTTCGGAAAGAATGCAAAAAGATATCCAGGAATGTCTGGATAATGGCTTTAAATTCTCCGATATTACGATCCTTTGCCGCGGAAATTTTGATATTTTCAGCTATTCCCAAAAACTGGGAAATTTAAAGGTTAAGTATAAGGGAGAGGAAACCAATATTAAAACAATCTCTGATAAGGGTCTTACGCTGGAACTTTCCAATACTTTAAAGGCTGTTATAGAGTTCCTCCGTTGGGAACTCAATCCTAAGAATAAAACCTGCCTGATCATGATGATGTATCATCTGAACACACTGGGGAAAATTCATATGCCTGATTTCACTTTTGGGATGAAAGAAATTCTGAATATTGAGGGGCATGAAGAAATATTACAATTCATTCAGGAGAAATATTTACTGCAGCTTAAACAGGATAATTTCCCGAGATTCAATCTGTATAATTTCATTGAATATTACATCAATGAATTTTCTGTTGAAAACAAAGAGACAGACTTTTTACTGAACTTTCTGGAAATGCTTTTCAATTTCACGCAGAATGCAGGTGCCAGTACCAAAGAGTTTTTGAAATATTGGGATGAAGAAGCTTCTTCCTACACCATACAGGCTTCGGAAAATATTGATGCCATACAAATCATGACCATTCACAAGTCTAAAGGTCTGGAATTTCCCATTGTTTTTATTCCTATGATGAATAAAAACCGTGACAGTGAATTTACCAACTGGTTTGATACGAATGAAAGTGAAGCATTAAAATCAGTGAATATCAATCAGTTCAGCAAAAATCTGGAAGCCTATGATGATGAGATTCTGTTTTTCAACAGTAAAAATGCTTACAAAAACCTGATTGACAGATTGTGTCTGCAGTATGTAGCTACCACGAGGCCTGTTGAACAGCTGTTTTTCTATCTGCAAAAGGCAAATAAAACGTCTAACAATCTGGAAATTTTAGAATTCCTTCAGACAAAAAACGCGGAACAGACTGATGAATTTGATGTGTATGAAATAAATCCTGAGATGCTGAAGAAACATTCTAAAGATAAAAGTTCATTATTTAAAACCCAGAATATTCAAGATCTGAAAAATGTCAATGAAAAAAGTACTTCTATCAAGATTGCTACGCCGTCAAAAAATTATCAGGTACGAAATGAAAAGGTAAGAATCGGGCTTTTTGTCCATGAGCTTTTATCAAAAATCAATACTGAGAAGGATATCATCAAGGTTTTGGACGGATATGCTTTAGAAGGACAAATTACACTGGAAGAGAAAAATGAAATACAGGTTACCCTACAGGAAATTGTCAGAACTTACGCAGAGTTCTTTGATGAGA
- a CDS encoding carboxypeptidase-like regulatory domain-containing protein, producing the protein MKLKLFFFLSFILFIHTHAQSYIFGKITSESGTEMQDVNVVNIRTDEIVVSNRDGHFMISGRQGDELRFIKAGYERLTRKVTQENTQSPMNISMVRQTIEIPEVEVKQGLTGNLKIDSKLYNKPKRVEKLIKEIDQYIAQKSDPRILAAKPGEFVQPKGQGFSIGKVKDKWDDVDLMKYIRASLGDDYFTNLKIEKPLIDHFIYYVFAGGFERKKILKYGFCSDADLNRFQRFVLTRISSYRAPQTQR; encoded by the coding sequence GTGAAACTTAAATTATTCTTTTTCTTATCCTTTATTCTTTTTATCCATACCCATGCCCAAAGCTATATATTTGGTAAGATTACTTCCGAAAGCGGTACTGAAATGCAGGATGTGAATGTAGTTAATATCAGAACGGACGAGATCGTAGTTTCCAACCGGGATGGTCATTTTATGATTTCCGGAAGACAGGGAGATGAATTACGTTTTATAAAAGCAGGTTATGAACGTCTGACAAGAAAAGTTACTCAGGAAAATACCCAGTCTCCTATGAATATAAGTATGGTTCGGCAAACCATTGAGATTCCTGAAGTAGAAGTGAAACAAGGGCTTACCGGAAACCTGAAAATTGATTCAAAACTTTATAATAAACCTAAAAGGGTAGAAAAATTAATCAAAGAAATTGATCAGTATATTGCTCAGAAATCAGATCCTAGAATACTGGCCGCAAAACCTGGAGAATTCGTACAGCCGAAAGGTCAGGGATTTTCTATAGGGAAAGTTAAAGATAAATGGGATGATGTAGATCTAATGAAATACATCAGGGCAAGCCTGGGTGACGATTACTTTACCAATCTTAAAATAGAGAAACCTCTGATAGATCATTTTATTTATTATGTTTTTGCAGGCGGCTTCGAAAGAAAGAAAATTTTGAAATACGGATTCTGCAGCGATGCAGATCTGAACAGGTTTCAACGTTTTGTTCTGACAAGGATTTCTTCTTATCGTGCTCCACAAACTCAAAGATAA
- the ribA gene encoding GTP cyclohydrolase II, which yields MIKIQAEANVPTEHGTFRMIAFSENENDWMPHMAIVAENTDFSEPVNVRFHSECITGEVFHSKKCECGQQLDAAMKYIHENGGIIIYLRQEGRNIGIINKLKAYSLQEKGLDTVQANLELGLPADDRNFGVAIEILNLLEVKDINLLTNNPEKVKYVVDSNIHLNSRVPLQIPANEISKGYLQTKKDFFGHLLDDNDN from the coding sequence ATGATTAAAATTCAGGCGGAAGCCAATGTTCCCACAGAGCACGGCACTTTCCGAATGATAGCTTTCTCCGAAAACGAAAACGACTGGATGCCTCATATGGCCATCGTTGCTGAAAATACAGATTTCTCAGAACCAGTCAATGTTCGTTTCCATTCAGAATGTATTACCGGAGAAGTTTTCCATTCAAAAAAATGTGAATGCGGCCAACAATTGGATGCTGCAATGAAATATATCCATGAAAACGGTGGAATTATCATCTACCTTCGACAGGAAGGAAGAAACATCGGGATCATCAACAAGCTGAAGGCATACTCACTACAGGAAAAAGGACTGGATACCGTACAGGCCAACCTTGAACTGGGACTTCCCGCAGATGACAGAAACTTTGGCGTAGCCATTGAAATCCTTAATCTGTTGGAGGTAAAAGATATCAACCTTCTTACCAATAATCCTGAAAAGGTAAAATATGTTGTAGACAGCAATATTCACCTTAATTCTAGAGTACCATTACAGATTCCGGCTAATGAAATAAGCAAAGGATATCTGCAGACAAAAAAAGACTTCTTTGGACATCTTCTTGATGACAATGATAACTAA
- a CDS encoding DUF2851 family protein yields MTEKLLQYLWNYKVFKHFDFKDIEGNSVEIIHFGKWNKNAGPDFLDAKIKINGLLLAGNIELHVRSSDWIFHHHSIDPNYQNIILHVVFQHDIEIHDLTEKRVPTLELQNYIDKNILWRYEKLNNGDQFIACENIFDPKKIPFNFHEENILKKLDEKSLEIEQSLHQYKNNFEAVLFHSFAYSFGLKVNAHIFRQIAESVDYRIINKIRQNPLQLEALLFGISGWLDDPQDGQMKIWKREFEFLTAKFPVSDLKFHPKFLRLRPPNFPTIRLSQLADLYKHQHLFSKIMEAKSTEQLYDIFKSVKASEYWNFHFNFGSISKVQPKTLSKDFVDLLILNTVLPLQYAYQKDHHEEIANEIIERYSTISAEKNTVIKNWEKLGLKVNNALESQSLIYHHKTCCEPKNCLSCAIGFKLLKE; encoded by the coding sequence ATGACGGAAAAACTACTTCAATATCTTTGGAACTATAAGGTTTTCAAACATTTTGACTTCAAAGATATTGAAGGAAATTCCGTTGAGATCATCCATTTCGGAAAATGGAATAAAAACGCTGGTCCCGATTTTCTGGACGCTAAAATCAAAATCAACGGCTTACTTCTCGCAGGAAACATAGAACTGCATGTCCGTTCCTCAGACTGGATTTTCCACCATCATTCCATAGATCCCAATTATCAGAACATCATTCTTCATGTTGTATTTCAGCACGACATAGAAATTCATGACCTTACCGAAAAACGAGTTCCGACATTGGAGCTGCAAAACTATATCGATAAAAATATCCTTTGGAGATATGAAAAACTCAATAACGGAGATCAATTTATTGCCTGTGAAAATATTTTTGACCCAAAAAAAATACCGTTCAACTTCCATGAAGAGAATATTCTGAAAAAACTGGATGAAAAATCCTTGGAGATTGAGCAGAGTTTACATCAATACAAAAATAATTTTGAGGCTGTTTTATTTCACAGTTTTGCCTATTCATTTGGCTTAAAAGTAAATGCCCATATTTTCCGGCAGATTGCAGAAAGTGTAGATTACAGGATTATTAATAAAATCCGTCAGAATCCTCTTCAGCTTGAAGCCTTATTGTTCGGAATTTCGGGATGGCTTGATGATCCACAGGACGGACAGATGAAAATATGGAAAAGAGAATTTGAATTCCTTACAGCGAAATTTCCAGTTTCTGATTTAAAGTTTCATCCTAAATTTTTAAGATTAAGACCTCCCAATTTCCCTACCATTCGATTGTCACAATTAGCAGACCTTTACAAACATCAGCATTTATTCTCAAAAATTATGGAAGCGAAAAGCACAGAGCAGCTGTATGACATTTTCAAATCTGTAAAAGCCTCTGAGTACTGGAATTTTCATTTTAATTTCGGAAGTATTTCCAAAGTACAGCCTAAAACATTGAGTAAAGATTTTGTTGATCTTCTCATTCTAAACACGGTACTTCCATTACAATATGCCTACCAAAAAGATCACCACGAAGAAATTGCCAATGAAATCATTGAACGTTACAGCACTATTTCTGCTGAAAAAAATACGGTTATTAAAAACTGGGAAAAGCTGGGTTTGAAAGTGAATAATGCTTTAGAAAGCCAAAGCCTGATTTATCATCATAAGACCTGTTGTGAGCCGAAGAACTGTTTGTCCTGCGCTATTGGGTTCAAATTGTTAAAAGAATGA
- a CDS encoding carboxypeptidase regulatory-like domain-containing protein produces MAYITENTETFGQRKIFLFLMLLCSTFFFSQQTVTGRIVEDNGENLSKVIVINMSTDKKVYSDAEGIFSIEAKPNDELRFVKEDFNRTSRRVLTNGANLPLFITLYQIPKDVGEVKIVKKLTGDLEADSRIVAKVDKGEQVRDAVGLPQPVGKMREKPAEVKSVLLPILLGNLNVQGVYDLISGKARRQKRQYRYDDLQEHVAWVRDRIDDDYFIKAGIPGDRISEFIQFSFLAKPQVRTYVKAKNLSGVMLRLEETVPLFMERLKQNLK; encoded by the coding sequence TTGGCTTATATTACTGAAAATACTGAAACATTCGGGCAAAGAAAAATTTTTCTCTTCCTGATGCTTCTGTGCAGTACTTTCTTTTTTTCTCAGCAGACAGTGACGGGACGAATAGTGGAAGATAACGGAGAGAATTTGAGTAAAGTAATTGTTATCAATATGTCTACTGACAAGAAGGTATATTCTGATGCAGAAGGAATATTTTCTATTGAAGCCAAGCCTAATGATGAACTGAGATTTGTAAAAGAAGATTTCAACAGAACATCCAGAAGAGTTCTCACCAATGGTGCCAATTTACCCCTGTTTATTACGCTTTATCAGATTCCGAAAGATGTGGGTGAGGTGAAGATTGTAAAAAAACTCACCGGAGATCTGGAAGCGGATTCCCGGATTGTAGCCAAAGTAGATAAAGGGGAACAGGTGAGAGATGCTGTAGGTCTTCCGCAGCCGGTAGGAAAAATGAGAGAAAAACCCGCTGAAGTGAAAAGTGTCCTTTTGCCGATACTTTTAGGAAACCTAAATGTTCAGGGAGTTTATGATCTGATAAGTGGTAAAGCCAGAAGACAGAAAAGACAATATAGATATGACGATCTTCAGGAACATGTTGCCTGGGTTCGGGATAGAATAGATGATGATTATTTTATCAAAGCAGGAATTCCTGGTGACAGAATTTCAGAATTTATTCAGTTTTCATTCTTAGCAAAACCTCAGGTGAGAACTTATGTGAAAGCAAAAAATCTTTCGGGAGTAATGCTGAGATTGGAAGAAACAGTGCCTCTTTTTATGGAGAGACTGAAGCAAAATTTAAAGTAA
- a CDS encoding SIMPL domain-containing protein, with protein MNKNIFAVAIAALGFVIGLAFLGNAIKNRNKSENTISVTGLGIKQFTSDLITWSGSFSKNNVDLKSAYDELATDRKVINDYLLSKGIQQKEIVFSSVDIQKQFRSYNDSNGNYVQGEFSGYNLTQKVSIESKEVGKIENLSRNITEIINRGIEFTSSSPAYFYTKLATVKQEMIASATKDAKERAEKIAENSGSDLGNLKKATMGVIQITAPNSNEDYSYGGTFNTSSKEKEASITIKLEYEVN; from the coding sequence ATGAATAAAAACATTTTTGCAGTGGCTATTGCAGCCTTAGGTTTTGTGATTGGTCTTGCATTTTTAGGAAATGCTATAAAGAACAGGAATAAATCTGAAAACACCATTTCTGTAACAGGATTAGGAATAAAACAATTTACTTCAGATCTGATTACCTGGTCCGGAAGTTTTTCCAAAAATAATGTAGATCTGAAATCTGCCTACGACGAACTGGCAACAGACCGAAAAGTAATCAATGACTATTTGCTTTCAAAAGGAATACAGCAGAAGGAAATTGTGTTTTCTTCCGTAGATATTCAAAAACAATTCAGAAGCTATAATGATTCAAATGGAAACTATGTACAGGGAGAATTCTCTGGTTATAACCTCACACAAAAGGTTTCTATTGAAAGCAAAGAAGTTGGCAAAATAGAAAATCTTTCCAGAAATATTACTGAAATTATCAACCGCGGGATTGAATTCACTTCTTCTTCACCGGCTTATTTCTACACCAAACTGGCAACAGTGAAACAGGAAATGATTGCCAGTGCTACAAAGGATGCAAAAGAACGTGCTGAAAAAATTGCGGAAAATTCAGGCAGTGATCTGGGAAATCTGAAGAAAGCTACCATGGGAGTGATTCAGATTACAGCACCCAATTCTAATGAAGACTATTCTTATGGTGGAACTTTTAATACTTCATCCAAAGAAAAAGAAGCCAGTATTACGATCAAACTGGAGTATGAAGTAAATTAA
- a CDS encoding glycoside hydrolase family 3 protein, which produces MKKLLYTSLFIVALISPTIKAQYQPKNASKEDLKKAQQWVDKTYKNLSQDEKLGQLFIVALYTNKGEDYISQVRTIVANDKIGGLILMQDDAAREINLVNEFQQKSKVPLMIGMDAEWGLYQRIATAHKFPWAMTLGAIQDKNLIHQMAAKIAEDCHRMGINWDFAPVVDVNTNPNNPIIGNRSFGSEVNNVISSALSYSNGLQDNNILAAIKHFPGHGDTSTDSHLDLPVVSHTIDRLNTVELAPFKALMNKGIGGVMVAHLYVPSLESGKGIPASVSKNIITGLLKDKLGYKGLIITDALNMGAVANKYKPGELDAMAFKAGNDIMLFSQGVSEGKKLIQKAIDKGEIPQSRVEESVKKILLTKYFLGLTQYTPKNPENINADLNNDSHTQLVQNLYSNALTLLKDEKKLLPLTGKQVYYIPLEEAPYQTFANRLGNNVVIKKAGEITTIPAGSTVIVGFHKDNSTAYKPYKISAESKKILSDLTRNQNVILNVFGSAYALKDIDISKVSTVLVSYENNDDSMNATADALNGKTKIWGKLPVLVNDQLKPGMGIELNTNTSTTIK; this is translated from the coding sequence ATGAAGAAATTATTATATACTTCACTCTTTATTGTTGCATTGATAAGTCCTACGATTAAGGCTCAGTATCAGCCAAAAAATGCATCCAAAGAAGATTTGAAAAAAGCTCAGCAATGGGTTGATAAAACATACAAAAATCTTTCTCAGGATGAAAAACTAGGACAGCTTTTTATTGTAGCACTGTATACCAATAAAGGAGAAGATTATATCAGCCAGGTAAGAACTATTGTTGCCAATGATAAAATAGGCGGTCTTATTTTAATGCAGGATGATGCAGCAAGGGAAATCAATCTGGTGAATGAATTTCAGCAAAAATCAAAAGTTCCTTTGATGATCGGGATGGATGCAGAATGGGGACTATACCAGAGAATTGCCACGGCTCATAAATTTCCATGGGCAATGACATTAGGAGCCATCCAGGATAAAAACCTGATCCATCAGATGGCTGCGAAAATTGCCGAAGATTGCCACAGAATGGGAATCAATTGGGATTTTGCCCCTGTAGTGGATGTAAACACCAATCCTAATAATCCGATTATCGGTAACAGAAGTTTTGGATCCGAAGTGAATAATGTAATCAGCTCTGCTCTATCCTACTCTAATGGTCTTCAGGACAATAATATACTGGCAGCGATTAAACACTTTCCAGGACATGGCGATACCAGCACAGATTCTCACCTTGATCTCCCTGTAGTTTCTCACACTATTGACAGGCTTAATACCGTAGAACTGGCACCATTTAAAGCGTTGATGAATAAAGGAATCGGCGGCGTAATGGTAGCTCATTTATATGTCCCGAGCTTAGAATCAGGAAAAGGGATTCCGGCTTCTGTTTCTAAAAATATCATTACAGGATTATTAAAAGATAAGCTGGGTTATAAAGGTTTAATCATTACTGATGCCTTAAATATGGGCGCTGTAGCGAATAAATACAAACCAGGTGAACTGGATGCCATGGCTTTTAAAGCAGGAAATGATATTATGCTTTTCTCTCAAGGGGTTTCTGAAGGGAAAAAACTCATTCAGAAAGCCATTGATAAAGGAGAAATTCCTCAATCAAGAGTAGAAGAAAGCGTGAAGAAGATTCTGTTGACCAAATATTTCCTTGGATTAACTCAATACACCCCCAAAAATCCTGAAAACATCAATGCTGATTTGAATAATGATTCTCATACTCAATTGGTACAAAACCTTTATTCCAATGCATTGACTTTATTAAAGGATGAAAAGAAATTACTGCCTCTTACAGGAAAACAGGTATATTATATTCCTCTTGAAGAAGCTCCTTATCAAACTTTCGCCAACAGATTAGGAAATAATGTGGTGATCAAAAAAGCAGGAGAAATTACTACTATTCCGGCAGGTTCTACCGTTATTGTAGGGTTTCATAAGGACAATTCAACCGCTTATAAACCTTACAAAATATCCGCAGAATCGAAAAAAATACTTTCCGATCTTACAAGAAATCAAAATGTAATTCTCAATGTATTCGGAAGTGCTTATGCATTAAAAGATATTGATATTTCAAAAGTTTCAACAGTTCTTGTTTCTTATGAAAACAATGATGATTCAATGAATGCGACAGCTGATGCACTAAACGGAAAAACAAAAATATGGGGAAAACTTCCTGTACTGGTGAATGACCAGCTGAAACCGGGAATGGGTATAGAACTTAATACCAATACCTCAACAACTATCAAATAA